In Paenibacillus dendritiformis, the DNA window GGACAACGGGATTCGAACCCGCGACCCTCGCCTTGGCAAGGCGATACTCTACCACTGAGCTATGTCCGCATCTTGTCTCTCCATCAAGTTTCATCAGAAGCGACAAGTAATAATATATCATAAAACAAATATTATTGCAACATCAATTTTATAATTTTTTTGTTTAAAGATACAATCTGCAAATATCGGCCCGCTCCTGCTCTGTAATATGCGGACAGGTCGTGCAATGAAGCCCTTGGTCGCTTCGGAACTTGAGGCAGCAGACTTCGCGAATCCTCAACATATTGCCCTTCTGTATAGGATGCGGGATAACCCTGTAGTTGAATGCCAACGGATTGGCCTCGTATTGGCCGTATAAGGCGCCTGCAGCCTCGTGCAATACCCAATTCCTATCTTCCTGCCAAAGCCGCTCCTGCGTCGTTATCTGCGCCTCTGCAGCCCAAAGATCGTAATAGTACTCAAGCACGTTGGCAACATTGGCCCAGAGCACTTTTCGTGAAAGACCGGATACCTGGTTCATCAAACGAAACAAGTGATTAAAATGTTCCTTGAACAAAAGCTGTATCTGCCGATCCCGCGCAAGCAGTCTGCCTTCCCCCATATCGGGCTCAAGCTCTGGCTCTCCTATGGCATGGATATCTCCAGATACGTCGAGAATAAGGACAAAGGACCATTTGTCCGGATCCAGCAGCCGGCCCAACCTGGAGAAAGCATACATTCCTCCCCCGGCTAGCGGATGCGCATACCGCTTTATAAAGAGCGAAGCAGCCACCTTGTCATCGGAACAGCGGTACAAGCGCTTAGCCTCCGGCAGCAGACGGCGGATTCCTGCTTCGGTAAGCAGCTCCTCCTTCGATAGAGCGAGTCGTACCGAGTCAGCCGGACGCTCCCAGTCTGAGAGAGCGCGAATACAGAACGTATCCCAGCATGGCTGCAGTTCTCGAGACATCCCTTCCCCTCCTGACATTCCATCTTGACCCGATTTTCTCCTTTAAACAGCAAAAAACC includes these proteins:
- a CDS encoding IucA/IucC family C-terminal-domain containing protein → MSRELQPCWDTFCIRALSDWERPADSVRLALSKEELLTEAGIRRLLPEAKRLYRCSDDKVAASLFIKRYAHPLAGGGMYAFSRLGRLLDPDKWSFVLILDVSGDIHAIGEPELEPDMGEGRLLARDRQIQLLFKEHFNHLFRLMNQVSGLSRKVLWANVANVLEYYYDLWAAEAQITTQERLWQEDRNWVLHEAAGALYGQYEANPLAFNYRVIPHPIQKGNMLRIREVCCLKFRSDQGLHCTTCPHITEQERADICRLYL